A window of Conger conger chromosome 13, fConCon1.1, whole genome shotgun sequence contains these coding sequences:
- the LOC133107225 gene encoding THAP domain-containing protein 5-like has product MPKYCSAPNCKNDAKNSDRKSFYKFPLNDPTRLKQWLMNMGREDWTPSRHQHLCHEHFKPCCFTLRWGIRYLANDAVPTIFQLCETTEKRKGGDRSERNPKRPRSSSRRPAAGTPPGDPMSRDGEAEPVQLYAITVDPSLSAQPAQSVLLDPTLCPVQGLGGHLVSVDELPVTLFQTVEDLAEGGEGGQRIEVLVKPEELGEEEEEEGRGMASAGVVVNEAPLRALPAASSLTVENLALEAVEPPAAPEDPGMQIIAYFETIPNVLPQPGPAPDTVLSSALSSKPIASTVPIVSKHLPPSPGSLVLTLERLQGPGSEAEGVAVEEQGTQPPGKRLEEHRYHKNSLSKEQLEAIVMELQKKVKVLQQRHRRHLDKLLGLESTVSQLRHSNLVNEERLQLLEKAYVQTSAAVSDAGETVAIICEEENTAYLYALPKSEVDVEID; this is encoded by the exons GTTTCCGCTGAATGACCCAACCAGGCTGAAGCAGTGGCTGATGAACATGGGTCGCGAGGACTGGACCCCGTCACGACATCAGCACCTGTGTCACGAGCACTTTAAGCCCTGCTGCTTCACCCTGCGCTGGGGCATCCGCTACCTGGCCAACGACGCCGTGCCCACCATCTTCCAGCTCTGCGAGACCACGGAG AAAAGGAAAGGAGGGGACCGGTCGGAGCGGAATCCCAAACGGCCGCGGAGTTCCAGCAGGAGGCCCGCGGCGGGAACGCCGCCCGGCGACCCGATGTCCCGGGACGGCGAGGCAGAGCCGGTGCAGCTGTACGCCATCACTGTggatccctctctttctgcgcAGCCTGCGCAGTCCGTGCTACTGGACCCCACGCTGTGTCCAGTGCAGGGGctgggcggccatcttgtgtccGTGGACGAGCTCCCGGTGACGCTGTTCCAGACGGTGGAGGACCTGGCCGAGGGGGGCGAGGGAGGGCAGCGCATCGAGGTGCTGGTGAAACCGGAGGAGctgggtgaggaagaggaggaggaggggcgggggatgGCGAGTGCGGGCGTGGTTGTAAACGAGGCCCCTCTGCGCGCCCTCCCCGCCGCGTCCTCCCTCACTGTGGAGAACCTGGCCCTGGAGGCGGTGGAGCCCCCTGCTGCCCCGGAGGACCCCGGCATGCAGATCATCGCCTACTTCGAGACCATCCCCAACGTGCTGCCGcagcccggccccgccccggaCACGGTGCTGTCGTCCGCTCTCAGCTCCAAGCCCATCGCCTCCACGGTCCCCATCGTGTCCAAGCACCTGCCCCCCAGCCCTGGCTCCCTGGTGCTGACCCTGGAGAGGCTGCAGGGCCCGGGGAGTGAGGCGGAGGGGGTGGCCGTGGAGGAGCAGGGCACGCAGCCGCCAGGAAAACGGCTGGAGGAGCACCG CTACCACAAGAACAGCCTGAGCAAGGAGCAGCTGGAGGCCATCGTGATGGAGCTTCAGAAGAAGGTGAAGGTCCTGCAGCAGAGGCACCGCAGACACCTGGACAAGCTGCTGGGCCTGGAGAGCACGGTCAGTCAGCTACGGCACAGCAACCTGGTGAACGAGGAGAGACTGCAGCTCCTGGAGAAG GCGTACGTACAGACCAGCGCGGCGGTGTCGGATGCTGGGGAGACCGTGGCTATCATCTGCGAGGAGGAGAACACGGCGTACCTCTACGCTCTTCCCAAGAGCGAAGTGGACGTGGAGATCGACTAA